A region from the Halomarina litorea genome encodes:
- a CDS encoding M14 family zinc carboxypeptidase, which yields MRRRQFLTTTGLAAATAAVPGLAAADPDAEPPNPNAYLTNEQLYRRLRLLTRESDLFDLRRIGKSAGRGDPLWEVTVGEGDTNVHLITQIHGDEPAGTDAILVLFRQMAADPDRYEDVLSELTITVIPRVNPDGAMFGWDTDSDGGEERITRRQNTQEWNGGESRHEPYYHYAEGDDHPFAAPNPPAGYDMNRDFTLLDELDDHPGQGNGSGQGNDQYLPADWWSSYEADGETRWQLDVPYEGYTLKRSGLRLSPEVRAVTESFLEADPDYAITHHHQGVPTVPDTDPAVPSVMSVMAAFGESYLDRAPFYDGEGPVEDAVNPFIDRQTSKRSLRLNRLVRDRLDEVTGPWDDFESVTRYGYTTLWGSYLDALCPRTDAAGMLYEISGQSDSVGSRAYGQKVEASRVGFEETFRALAADPGLSSVDANSYFDIPLAGEEYPEMTDGDSTDTGRAAARGARATPTAGPALPHDAFRRD from the coding sequence ATGAGACGACGACAGTTCCTCACGACGACGGGCCTCGCCGCCGCGACTGCCGCAGTTCCCGGTCTCGCCGCCGCCGACCCGGACGCCGAACCGCCGAACCCGAACGCCTACCTCACCAACGAGCAGTTGTACCGCCGACTCCGCCTGCTGACCCGGGAGAGCGATCTGTTCGACCTGCGGCGCATCGGGAAATCCGCCGGCCGCGGCGACCCCCTCTGGGAGGTCACGGTCGGCGAGGGGGACACGAACGTCCACCTCATCACGCAGATTCACGGCGACGAGCCCGCCGGCACCGACGCCATCCTCGTCCTCTTCCGACAGATGGCCGCGGACCCGGACCGCTACGAGGACGTCCTCAGCGAGTTGACCATCACGGTGATTCCCCGCGTCAACCCCGACGGCGCGATGTTCGGGTGGGATACGGACTCTGACGGGGGCGAGGAGCGAATCACCCGCCGGCAGAACACCCAGGAGTGGAACGGGGGCGAGTCGCGCCACGAACCCTACTACCACTACGCCGAGGGCGACGACCACCCGTTCGCGGCCCCCAACCCGCCCGCCGGCTACGACATGAACCGCGACTTCACCCTCCTCGACGAACTCGACGACCATCCCGGGCAGGGCAACGGGTCGGGGCAGGGGAACGACCAGTACCTCCCCGCCGACTGGTGGAGTAGCTACGAGGCCGACGGGGAGACCCGATGGCAACTCGACGTGCCCTACGAGGGCTACACGCTGAAGCGAAGCGGTCTCCGTCTCTCGCCCGAGGTGCGCGCCGTGACCGAGTCGTTCCTCGAAGCCGACCCCGACTACGCCATCACGCACCACCACCAGGGGGTCCCGACGGTGCCCGACACCGACCCCGCCGTCCCGTCCGTGATGAGCGTCATGGCCGCCTTCGGCGAGTCGTACCTCGACAGGGCACCCTTCTACGACGGCGAGGGACCGGTCGAGGACGCGGTCAACCCGTTCATCGACCGGCAGACGAGCAAGCGTTCGCTCCGCCTGAACCGCCTCGTGCGCGACCGACTGGACGAGGTCACCGGCCCGTGGGACGACTTCGAGTCCGTGACTCGCTACGGCTACACCACGCTGTGGGGGTCGTACCTCGACGCGCTCTGTCCCCGCACCGACGCCGCCGGGATGCTCTACGAGATCTCGGGGCAGTCCGACTCCGTCGGGTCGCGCGCCTACGGCCAGAAGGTCGAGGCTTCGCGCGTCGGTTTCGAGGAGACGTTCCGGGCGCTGGCCGCGGACCCCGGTCTCTCGTCGGTGGACGCCAACAGCTACTTCGACATCCCACTCGCGGGCGAGGAGTACCCGGAGATGACCGACGGCGACTCGACGGACACCGGACGGGCGGCCGCACGCGGTGCGCGGGCCACCCCGACGGCGGGGCCAGCACTCCCGCACGACGCGTTCCGCCGGGACTGA
- a CDS encoding DUF7561 family protein has protein sequence MASEPCDACGESVRIAGGIANLWSFDQGPTAGMTLELADGSEFFLCFDCIDRLPDDRDVTAADVAALDG, from the coding sequence ATGGCGAGCGAACCGTGTGACGCCTGTGGGGAGTCGGTCCGCATCGCGGGCGGCATCGCCAACCTCTGGTCGTTCGACCAGGGACCGACCGCAGGGATGACGCTCGAACTCGCCGACGGGTCGGAGTTCTTCCTCTGTTTCGACTGCATCGACCGCCTACCCGACGACCGGGACGTCACCGCAGCGGACGTGGCGGCCCTCGACGGGTAG